CAATATCTGGAGTATTACAACGTCGAGGGCGTAGACCAGGATACGCTTATCCGCGGTGCGATTGACGGTATGGTAGGCACACTGGACGATCCTTACAGCCAATACTTCACGAAGGAGGAGGCAGCGGACTTTGGCCATCAGGTCGATCTGGAATATGTCGGCATCGGGGTCCGGCTGATGTATACTGCCAAAGAGCTGTACATTGAAGAGGTCATGAGCGGTTCCCCGGCCGAGGCTGCGGGACTAAAGCGCGGTGACTCCATTCTCAAGATCAACGGGGTGCGGGTGGCTGAGACGAATGGCGATGAGCTGAGCGGCAAAGCGGGCACGAAGGTGTCGCTGCTGATTCAGCGAAACGGAGCTAACAAATCCTATACGGTAACCCGCAGTGAAATTGCTACAAGCTCGGTAACCAGCAAGATGCTTAGCTCCAAAATTGCTTATATCTCCATCAACGGCTTCACCCAGACTGCCGATGAGGAATTCTCCGCCGCGCTGGACAAAATGCGTTCGGGCGGCATGAAATCGCTGGTTCTTGATCTGCGCGATAATACGGGCGGTTATATGGATAGCGCCCAGAATATCGTCTCCAAGTTCATGGATGCCGGCATTATGATGTACACCTCCGACCAGACTGGTACACTTAAGCCGGTCGCAATTACGGACGGCAGCAAGATCGGCGTTCCTGTAGTGGTATTGACCAATGAATACACGGCCAGCGCCTCTGAAGCCTTAACCGGTGCGCTTCGTGACAATAAGCTGGCTACGGTTGTAGGCACGCGCTCTTACGGAAAGGCACGGATTCAGAGCCTGATTCCTATGTCCGGCGGCGGCGAGCTGAAGCTGACCACCATGAAGTATCTGACTCCGAACAAGGAGGATTTCAACCATATCGGACTTGCACCTGATATCGAGGTCAAGGGAAAAACCGCCCAGTTGATTACCGCGCTGCAAATTGCCGGGATGAAGGAGATTGTCGCCTCTGGTGACCATCATATTCTGGATATCAACGGCACTGCTTTTGCCGGAAATGTAGGTCTGATCAAGCAGGGCGATAAGGTATATGCCGCCTCTCGTATATTGTCTGCTCTTGTGGAGAATGAAGTCTCCTGGGATGCCAAGAACAAAAAGGTGCTGCTGACCACCGGCGCCGGTAACGTATCCGGGTTCACCCTGGCCTCCAAAGAGTCGCTGTTCCAGGACGGTGAGACCTTCATCGAGCTGAATGCCTTCAAGAAAAAGTTCCCTGCGCTCGTATGGAGCTACAATGCTTCACTGAAACAGCTCAAATTAGCTGTGAAATAGAATCTGCCCGCTTATGGGGGCATCCGGCAAAAACAGGGGCATTATTGCCCCTGTTTTTGCTTATTTGAGCTTCATTTGAGCTTTATTTGGACCATGCCCGCTCGCATCATCACATTGTATTCGGTTTTCCGCATACATTTGGCTCATGCACCCCTCACGCCAGCTCATTGTATAAAAAAGCCCCTTCAGCTATTTGCTGAAGAGGCTTTTTTAAGTTGCATCGAGAAAACCAGGGGTGAACAAGAAGTTCCCCCTTGGCTAATCGTTCTAACTTTCCTGCTTGTCCTGGTTGTCTTGCTTATCCGGTCTATCCTGCTTGTTCTGATTCGCCTGCTTGTTTGACCGGTTGTCTTTGTGTTCTCTGTTCTGCTTGGCATTATTCGGCTGGCCTTGCTGGCCTCTGCCTTGGAACTCTTTATGGCTCTTCTTGCCCTGGCCTTCTTTGTTGCGGTGATTCCGGCTCTGATGCTCACGCACCGGTCTGTCCTTGGTTGCATGCTCCCGGCCTGTACCCTTCGCCTGCGGCTCCCGGAGTTCTTTTACACTTACTGCCGGTTCATCCTCCTGCTCCAGATCATCGTCTAACCCGGGCTCCGGTACTTCCTTAATCAGAATATCCTTGAAGGTTCCCTCCTGCGGGGACTCCTTCAGCTTATGCAGCACAAAGTACGCACAGCCAAAATTACAGTATTCGTTAATATAATCCACCATACCTGAGATGGCTGTATCCCGGTTCACCTTGGGGTGATTATCCCGGTAAAAGCCTTTGAGGCGCAATTGGCTGTAGCCCCAGTCACCGATTATATAATCGTACCGTTCCAGCACTTCGCTGTATCTTCCGCGAAAAGCCTCCGGGTTCCAGCCGTCCTTATGATCGAGCATCAGCTCGTAACCTTTTCCACCTATAACGATCAAGCGTGTGTCGCCTGCCTTTCAATAATATCTGGGGGGGGGGCGCGTTGATAAGCCGTCATTGCGCGGGATTTTGAATTTCCGGCCGCTGTTGTGGTCTGATTTCCTCTTTTTAACCGCTAGGCGGTTGAAATCAGACCACAAAGGCGGACGCTCCCGCTCCTACAATTTCAAAATCCCTCTCCATGACTCCATCAACGCGAAGGGGGTGCAACCGCCAACCCAAGAACCTCGCCGCTCTTGCGGCATTGGTTCTTTCAGCCTTCAACCCCTTTTAAAACCTAAAACCTAAAACCTAAAACCTTAAACCTTAAACCTTAAACCTTAAACCTTAAACCTTAAAAGCAAAAAACTGCCTGTGACTTCGTCATGCGGGGAATTTGCACAGCAAATTCTCAAAAGTTCAAGTTCAAGCGGCTTCGATAATTGCGCTACGAAGTACGGCGTTACCGTTATTTATGCCTGTGAAACGGCACGCGCTTCACGGGCCACCGCAGCAGACTTCACCTGCTCATGGGCACGATAAGAGCTGCGCACCAGCGGGCCGGCCTCCACATGGCTGAAGCCGCGCTTCAGGCCCTCTTCCTTCAGCACCGCGAACTCCTCGGGCGGATAGTATTTCTCCACGTTCAGATGCTTCGGCGAAGGCTGAAGATATTGTCCTAATGTCAATATATCACAATCTACGGCTCTAAGGTCATCCATCGCTTGCAGAATCTCATCCCACTGCTCACCGACGCCAAGCATAATACTCGATTTGGTCGGAATCTCCGGCTTCATCTCCTTGGCCCGGCGCAGCAGCTCCAGGGAACGGCGGTATTTGGCTCTGGCCCGGACACGGTCAGACATCCGCTCCACGGTCTCAATATTGTGATTCAGGATATCCGGATGGCTGTTCATCACAGTCTCCAGGCTCTCGCGGTCTCCCAGGAAATCAGGAATCAGCACCTCAACGCTGCACAGAGGAAGGCGCTTACGGATCGCAGACACGGTCTCGGCAAAAATCGCCGCACCCCCATCCTTCAGATCATCGCGGGCCACGCTCGTAACCACACAATGCTTAAGCTGCATGCCCTCGGCAGCCTCTGCCACACGTTCCGGCTCCAGCAGGTCCAGCTCAGTCGGCAGGCCTGTATTCACCGCACAGAAACGGCAAGCGCGCGTACAGATGTCCCCCAGAATCATGAAGGTCGCCGTGCGGTTAGCCCAGCATTCATAAATATTCGGGCAGCGTGCTTCCTCGCATACGGTATGTAACGTCTTCGAGCGCATCATACCCTTGATTTCCTGATAATCCTCACCGGTGGTTAACTTGATTTTGATCCAGTCTGGCTTGGGCTGTTTGGCTGTTCGATTAGTCAAAGTGATGAGACCCCGCTTTCGATCTGAATGTCAATGTCAATTTATTTCACAGTCAAAAGTTGCTGCCTCATATTATAGCATGTGAAGTAGGCGTTTGCCTGTTTTTGTGAACCTTGGAGTGGTCATGGATAAAAAAAGTCCTTTTGCTTCAATCTAAAGAAAAGCACCTGGCCCGGGTGCCGCTTCCGCAAACATATATGCAATTCATGCGTCCAAACGCAGGAGGATGAGATCATGCTGGCCTTATTAAAGAGCCCCTACACCCGCAGAACCTTGATGTGCATGTCTGCCGCCGCCCTGCTCTGGAGCGGTAGTCCTGCCGAAAGTACCCAAGCTGCCCGTTATCATAAAATTCCCGAACTCAGCTCGGGCAGTCCTGCTCCCGCAGACAGCAAAGAGACTGCCGCCGCTGACCGCAAGCAGCTCTTTGAGCAGATGGGTGCGGCAACCGGCATTCCCTGGTACCGCTTCGCTGCCATTGATCAGTACGAACGGTCCATCGCCAGGAAGAGCAAAAAAACAGCCGCCGCAGAAAGCCCTACTACAGCGGCCAAGCCACGGCTGACCGGAATTATGATACCGGCGCCGGTATGGTCCGGTCCGCTGAACCCGGATCAGGACGACAAGCAACCGGATTCGATCCGCTTCTTCGGCGGCTTCGGGCAGGACGGCTCGGGGGACGGCATCGCCGATCCCGGCAATGATGCTGATATACTCTACAGCATGGCCCGCCACCTGCTCAAGTACGGGGATTCCGCAACGGACTTCAATATCGGGGTCTGGGAGTACTATCACAACGGGCGGGCCGCCCAGCGCGTCTCCCAGTTCGCCAAGCTATATGAGCATTTCGGACGGCTGGACCTGTCCGGCAGCGCATTTCCGCTACCGATAGGGACCAATTATGCCTACCGCAGCACGTGGGGAACCGGCCGGAGCTGGGGCGGCGCGCGCATTCACGAAGGCACGGATCTGTTCGCGCCGCATGGCTTAACGGTGCGCAGCACCTGCTTCGGCATAGTCGAGACCAAGGGCTGGAACCGCTACGGCGGTTGGCGCATCGGTATCCGCGATATCGAGAACCGCTACCATTATTATGCCCACCTGATGGGGTATGAGAAAACCCTGCTGCGCGGGGATATTGTCACTCCGGGACAGACCATCGGCTGGGTAGGCAGCTCCGGCTACGGCAGCCCGGGTACCCAGGGCAAGTTCCCGCCCCACCTGCATTACGGCATCTACCGTGACCGCGGCATTACGGAATGGGCCTTCGATCCTTACCCGCTGCTCAAGCAATGGGAGAATCAGGAATTCCGCCTGCTTCGGCAAAGCAAAAAGAAAAAGTAACACCTGCATGATGCGCACCCAAATTCTGTTTCGCTTTTGCCCGGAACAGAGGTTACAGGTTAGTGCAGCATCAGACAGCCAAACGGCTCGATGTCGACTAGAATTTTGCTTGAACTGCGGAGGGTGAGTCCGCTTAACAGCTCGGTCAGCACATTTTTGTCAGAACGGAAGCTGGTTAGCTCCAGATGGTAGCGGTTGGGGGAGTTGTTGATAATCAGCCCCATTCTATCCTGCTCACTGCGCCGGACATAGCCCAGGACCCCACGCGTCTCATCTGTGAACCAGGGGCGGAAGGCCCCTCTGCGCAGCACCTCATGCTCTGTTCTCAGCGAGATCAACCGCTTATACCAGTCCAGTAATCCGGTATGCTGATTCTG
This genomic interval from Paenibacillus sp. FSL H8-0332 contains the following:
- a CDS encoding S41 family peptidase is translated as MKSAKIVTALLSGCLALSIAWAPAASAADAATTTDAAQASKTEIINEIMQYLEYYNVEGVDQDTLIRGAIDGMVGTLDDPYSQYFTKEEAADFGHQVDLEYVGIGVRLMYTAKELYIEEVMSGSPAEAAGLKRGDSILKINGVRVAETNGDELSGKAGTKVSLLIQRNGANKSYTVTRSEIATSSVTSKMLSSKIAYISINGFTQTADEEFSAALDKMRSGGMKSLVLDLRDNTGGYMDSAQNIVSKFMDAGIMMYTSDQTGTLKPVAITDGSKIGVPVVVLTNEYTASASEALTGALRDNKLATVVGTRSYGKARIQSLIPMSGGGELKLTTMKYLTPNKEDFNHIGLAPDIEVKGKTAQLITALQIAGMKEIVASGDHHILDINGTAFAGNVGLIKQGDKVYAASRILSALVENEVSWDAKNKKVLLTTGAGNVSGFTLASKESLFQDGETFIELNAFKKKFPALVWSYNASLKQLKLAVK
- a CDS encoding YutD family protein; this translates as MIVIGGKGYELMLDHKDGWNPEAFRGRYSEVLERYDYIIGDWGYSQLRLKGFYRDNHPKVNRDTAISGMVDYINEYCNFGCAYFVLHKLKESPQEGTFKDILIKEVPEPGLDDDLEQEDEPAVSVKELREPQAKGTGREHATKDRPVREHQSRNHRNKEGQGKKSHKEFQGRGQQGQPNNAKQNREHKDNRSNKQANQNKQDRPDKQDNQDKQES
- the lipA gene encoding lipoyl synthase, coding for MTNRTAKQPKPDWIKIKLTTGEDYQEIKGMMRSKTLHTVCEEARCPNIYECWANRTATFMILGDICTRACRFCAVNTGLPTELDLLEPERVAEAAEGMQLKHCVVTSVARDDLKDGGAAIFAETVSAIRKRLPLCSVEVLIPDFLGDRESLETVMNSHPDILNHNIETVERMSDRVRARAKYRRSLELLRRAKEMKPEIPTKSSIMLGVGEQWDEILQAMDDLRAVDCDILTLGQYLQPSPKHLNVEKYYPPEEFAVLKEEGLKRGFSHVEAGPLVRSSYRAHEQVKSAAVAREARAVSQA
- a CDS encoding M23 family metallopeptidase; translation: MLALLKSPYTRRTLMCMSAAALLWSGSPAESTQAARYHKIPELSSGSPAPADSKETAAADRKQLFEQMGAATGIPWYRFAAIDQYERSIARKSKKTAAAESPTTAAKPRLTGIMIPAPVWSGPLNPDQDDKQPDSIRFFGGFGQDGSGDGIADPGNDADILYSMARHLLKYGDSATDFNIGVWEYYHNGRAAQRVSQFAKLYEHFGRLDLSGSAFPLPIGTNYAYRSTWGTGRSWGGARIHEGTDLFAPHGLTVRSTCFGIVETKGWNRYGGWRIGIRDIENRYHYYAHLMGYEKTLLRGDIVTPGQTIGWVGSSGYGSPGTQGKFPPHLHYGIYRDRGITEWAFDPYPLLKQWENQEFRLLRQSKKKK